One Brassica napus cultivar Da-Ae chromosome C4, Da-Ae, whole genome shotgun sequence genomic region harbors:
- the LOC125585316 gene encoding RNA polymerase II-associated protein 3-like isoform X3: MARSPNKHGRDHAEDFQGFFNDLQDWERSLKDKDKKMKQQPSTSSKLSSEKFIPSGSGQFDVVKKYASNSFVDEDSQLDANSEKEQGNGYFKQKKFNEAIDCYSRSIALSPNAVAFANRAMAYLKIKRYREAEVDCTEALNLDDRYIKAYSRRATARKQLGMIKEAKEDAEFALRLEPESQELKKQYAHIKSLLEKEIIKRATGAMQSTAKEMLMTAGLENKTKVPNTEMKLKAAKTNEDKIECLGKKLIESVQPGEKPEKGSKKVPAITETVDSKKVTPRVQTYEMEAKSSDVNGTHPSGAGNRVTRKVELKPSVQELAAHAASLAMAEVSKNIQAPKSAYEFENSWRSFSGDLALQNQLLKVTKPSCLPQIFKNALTSPVLFDIIKCVASFFNEDMDLAVKYIDNLTKVPRFDMIVMCLTSTEKNELRKIWEDVFCNKATPMEYAEDQ; this comes from the exons ATGGCTAGGTCACCGAACAAACACGGCCGCGATCATGCTGAG GATTTCCAGGGATTTTTTAATGACTTGCAGGACTGGGAACGTTCGTTGAAGGATAAAGACAAGAAAATGAAACAGCAACCATCTACTTCTTCCAAGCTA aGCAGTGAGAAGTTCATACCGAGTGGCTCAGGGCAATTTGACGTTGTGAAAAAGTATGCCTCAAATAGTTTCGTGGATGAGGATAGTCAGCTCGATGCTAATTCAGAAAAGGAACAG GGGAATGGATATTTCAAGCAGAAGAAGTTCAATGAGGCCATCGATTGTTACTCTCGGAGTATTGCTTTATCACCAAATGCTGTGGCTTTTGCAAATCGGGCTATGGCTTATCTCAAAATCAAAAg GTATCGAGAGGCTGAGGTAGACTGCACAGAAGCCTTAAATCTAGATGATCGTTACATTAAGGCATACTCACGCCGAGCAACAGCTAGAAAACAACTAGGCATGATCAAAGAAGCCAAGGAAG ATGCTGAGTTTGCTTTAAGATTAGAGCCTGAGAGCCAGGAACTCAAGAAGCAGTATGCCCACATCAAATCTTTGCTCGAGAAA GAAATCATTAAAAGAGCCACTGGAGCAATGCAAAGCACTGCAAAAGAGATGCTCATGACAGccggtttagaaaataaaacaaaagtgcCAAATACAGAAATGAAGTTGAAGGCGGCAAAAACAAACGAGGATAAAATAGAATGTTTGGGGAAGAAGCTTATTGAAAGTGTTCAACCTGGG GAGAAACCTGAAAAAGGTTCCAAGAAAGTTCCAGCTATCACGGAAACTGTAGACAGCAAGAAAGTGACGCCTAGGGTTCAAACTTATGAAATGGAGGCGAAGTCTTCTGACGTAAATGGTACTCATCCCTCTGGAGCG GGAAACCGGGTTACTAGAAAGGTGGAACTAAAACCATCAGTGCAAGAGCTTGCTGCTCATGCAGCGTCACTTGCAATGgctgaagtttctaaaaacatCCAAGCCCCAAAATCTGCTTACGAATTTGAGAACTCTTGGCGGAGTTTCTCTGGCGACCTTGCATTACAAAACCAACTGTTAAAG GTTACAAAACCGAGCTGTTTACCTCAGATTTTCAAGAACGCTTTAACTTCTCCTGTTTTGTTTGACATAATCAAATGTGTAGCCTCATTTTTCAA TGAAGACATGGATTTGGCTGTTAAATACATTGACAACTTAACAAAGGTTCCTAGATTTGACATGATCGTCATGTGTCTTACCTCAACGGAGAAAAACG AGCTTAGAAAGATTTGGGAGGATGTTTTCTGCAATAAAGCAACTCCAATGGAATATGCAGAG GATCAGTAA
- the LOC125585316 gene encoding RNA polymerase II-associated protein 3-like isoform X1, whose product MARSPNKHGRDHAEDFQGFFNDLQDWERSLKDKDKKMKQQPSTSSKLSSEKFIPSGSGQFDVVKKYASNSFVDEDSQLDANSEKEQGNGYFKQKKFNEAIDCYSRSIALSPNAVAFANRAMAYLKIKRYREAEVDCTEALNLDDRYIKAYSRRATARKQLGMIKEAKEDAEFALRLEPESQELKKQYAHIKSLLEKEIIKRATGAMQSTAKEMLMTAGLENKTKVPNTEMKLKAAKTNEDKIECLGKKLIESVQPGEKPEKGSKKVPAITETVDSKKVTPRVQTYEMEAKSSDVNGTHPSGAGNRVTRKVELKPSVQELAAHAASLAMAEVSKNIQAPKSAYEFENSWRSFSGDLALQNQLLKVTKPSCLPQIFKNALTSPVLFDIIKCVASFFNEDMDLAVKYIDNLTKVPRFDMIVMCLTSTEKNELRKIWEDVFCNKATPMEYAEVLDKLRSRYCLKQ is encoded by the exons ATGGCTAGGTCACCGAACAAACACGGCCGCGATCATGCTGAG GATTTCCAGGGATTTTTTAATGACTTGCAGGACTGGGAACGTTCGTTGAAGGATAAAGACAAGAAAATGAAACAGCAACCATCTACTTCTTCCAAGCTA aGCAGTGAGAAGTTCATACCGAGTGGCTCAGGGCAATTTGACGTTGTGAAAAAGTATGCCTCAAATAGTTTCGTGGATGAGGATAGTCAGCTCGATGCTAATTCAGAAAAGGAACAG GGGAATGGATATTTCAAGCAGAAGAAGTTCAATGAGGCCATCGATTGTTACTCTCGGAGTATTGCTTTATCACCAAATGCTGTGGCTTTTGCAAATCGGGCTATGGCTTATCTCAAAATCAAAAg GTATCGAGAGGCTGAGGTAGACTGCACAGAAGCCTTAAATCTAGATGATCGTTACATTAAGGCATACTCACGCCGAGCAACAGCTAGAAAACAACTAGGCATGATCAAAGAAGCCAAGGAAG ATGCTGAGTTTGCTTTAAGATTAGAGCCTGAGAGCCAGGAACTCAAGAAGCAGTATGCCCACATCAAATCTTTGCTCGAGAAA GAAATCATTAAAAGAGCCACTGGAGCAATGCAAAGCACTGCAAAAGAGATGCTCATGACAGccggtttagaaaataaaacaaaagtgcCAAATACAGAAATGAAGTTGAAGGCGGCAAAAACAAACGAGGATAAAATAGAATGTTTGGGGAAGAAGCTTATTGAAAGTGTTCAACCTGGG GAGAAACCTGAAAAAGGTTCCAAGAAAGTTCCAGCTATCACGGAAACTGTAGACAGCAAGAAAGTGACGCCTAGGGTTCAAACTTATGAAATGGAGGCGAAGTCTTCTGACGTAAATGGTACTCATCCCTCTGGAGCG GGAAACCGGGTTACTAGAAAGGTGGAACTAAAACCATCAGTGCAAGAGCTTGCTGCTCATGCAGCGTCACTTGCAATGgctgaagtttctaaaaacatCCAAGCCCCAAAATCTGCTTACGAATTTGAGAACTCTTGGCGGAGTTTCTCTGGCGACCTTGCATTACAAAACCAACTGTTAAAG GTTACAAAACCGAGCTGTTTACCTCAGATTTTCAAGAACGCTTTAACTTCTCCTGTTTTGTTTGACATAATCAAATGTGTAGCCTCATTTTTCAA TGAAGACATGGATTTGGCTGTTAAATACATTGACAACTTAACAAAGGTTCCTAGATTTGACATGATCGTCATGTGTCTTACCTCAACGGAGAAAAACG AGCTTAGAAAGATTTGGGAGGATGTTTTCTGCAATAAAGCAACTCCAATGGAATATGCAGAGGTCTTAGACAAACTGAGATCAAGATATTGCCTGAAACAGTAA
- the LOC125585316 gene encoding RNA polymerase II-associated protein 3-like isoform X2, translating to MARSPNKHGRDHAEDWERSLKDKDKKMKQQPSTSSKLSSEKFIPSGSGQFDVVKKYASNSFVDEDSQLDANSEKEQGNGYFKQKKFNEAIDCYSRSIALSPNAVAFANRAMAYLKIKRYREAEVDCTEALNLDDRYIKAYSRRATARKQLGMIKEAKEDAEFALRLEPESQELKKQYAHIKSLLEKEIIKRATGAMQSTAKEMLMTAGLENKTKVPNTEMKLKAAKTNEDKIECLGKKLIESVQPGEKPEKGSKKVPAITETVDSKKVTPRVQTYEMEAKSSDVNGTHPSGAGNRVTRKVELKPSVQELAAHAASLAMAEVSKNIQAPKSAYEFENSWRSFSGDLALQNQLLKVTKPSCLPQIFKNALTSPVLFDIIKCVASFFNEDMDLAVKYIDNLTKVPRFDMIVMCLTSTEKNELRKIWEDVFCNKATPMEYAEVLDKLRSRYCLKQ from the exons ATGGCTAGGTCACCGAACAAACACGGCCGCGATCATGCTGAG GACTGGGAACGTTCGTTGAAGGATAAAGACAAGAAAATGAAACAGCAACCATCTACTTCTTCCAAGCTA aGCAGTGAGAAGTTCATACCGAGTGGCTCAGGGCAATTTGACGTTGTGAAAAAGTATGCCTCAAATAGTTTCGTGGATGAGGATAGTCAGCTCGATGCTAATTCAGAAAAGGAACAG GGGAATGGATATTTCAAGCAGAAGAAGTTCAATGAGGCCATCGATTGTTACTCTCGGAGTATTGCTTTATCACCAAATGCTGTGGCTTTTGCAAATCGGGCTATGGCTTATCTCAAAATCAAAAg GTATCGAGAGGCTGAGGTAGACTGCACAGAAGCCTTAAATCTAGATGATCGTTACATTAAGGCATACTCACGCCGAGCAACAGCTAGAAAACAACTAGGCATGATCAAAGAAGCCAAGGAAG ATGCTGAGTTTGCTTTAAGATTAGAGCCTGAGAGCCAGGAACTCAAGAAGCAGTATGCCCACATCAAATCTTTGCTCGAGAAA GAAATCATTAAAAGAGCCACTGGAGCAATGCAAAGCACTGCAAAAGAGATGCTCATGACAGccggtttagaaaataaaacaaaagtgcCAAATACAGAAATGAAGTTGAAGGCGGCAAAAACAAACGAGGATAAAATAGAATGTTTGGGGAAGAAGCTTATTGAAAGTGTTCAACCTGGG GAGAAACCTGAAAAAGGTTCCAAGAAAGTTCCAGCTATCACGGAAACTGTAGACAGCAAGAAAGTGACGCCTAGGGTTCAAACTTATGAAATGGAGGCGAAGTCTTCTGACGTAAATGGTACTCATCCCTCTGGAGCG GGAAACCGGGTTACTAGAAAGGTGGAACTAAAACCATCAGTGCAAGAGCTTGCTGCTCATGCAGCGTCACTTGCAATGgctgaagtttctaaaaacatCCAAGCCCCAAAATCTGCTTACGAATTTGAGAACTCTTGGCGGAGTTTCTCTGGCGACCTTGCATTACAAAACCAACTGTTAAAG GTTACAAAACCGAGCTGTTTACCTCAGATTTTCAAGAACGCTTTAACTTCTCCTGTTTTGTTTGACATAATCAAATGTGTAGCCTCATTTTTCAA TGAAGACATGGATTTGGCTGTTAAATACATTGACAACTTAACAAAGGTTCCTAGATTTGACATGATCGTCATGTGTCTTACCTCAACGGAGAAAAACG AGCTTAGAAAGATTTGGGAGGATGTTTTCTGCAATAAAGCAACTCCAATGGAATATGCAGAGGTCTTAGACAAACTGAGATCAAGATATTGCCTGAAACAGTAA
- the LOC106390228 gene encoding proteasome subunit beta type-4-like, whose translation MTFTIPIDNGDSVKNAEADSQRTLYPYVTGTSIVAIKYKDGVLMASDMGGSYGSTLRYKNIERMKAIGKHSLLGASGEISDFQEILRYLDELVLNDNMWDDGNSLGPKEVHNYLTRVMYNRRNKFNPLWNTLVLGGVKNGESYLGMVSMIGVSFEDNHVATGFGNHLARPILRDEWHADLSFEDGVKLLEKCMRVLLYRDRSAINKLQIAKITEEGVTVSQPYSLNTFWEFKAFHNPTAGAEGSW comes from the exons ATGACT TTTACTATTCCGATTGACAATGGAGATTCCGTGAAGAACGCAGAAGCTGATTCACAAAGAACACT GTACCCATATGTTACTGGCACTTCGATTGTTGCTATCAAGTACAAAGATGGGGTTTTGATGGCTTCCGACATGGGAG GTTCATATGGATCCACCTTAAGATACAAGAACATTGAGAGAATGAAGGCTATTGGTAAGCATTCTCTTCTAGGTGCCAGTGGAGAAATCAGCGACTTTCAGGAGATTCTTCGTTATCTTGATGAGCTCGT TTTGAATGATAACATGTGGGATGATGGTAACTCTTTGGGACCAAAAGAGGTCCACAACTATCTAACCCGTGTCATGTACAACCGTCGCAACAAGTTTAACCCTCTGTGGAACACTCTCGTCCTTGGAGGTGTCAAAAATGGGGAAAGTTACCTTGGAATG GTGTCAATGATTGGTGTTAGTTTCGAGGACAATCATGTTGCCACCGGATTTGGCAACCATCTTGCTAGGCCAATTCTTCGTGATGAGTGGCATGCGGACCTGAGTTTTGAAGATGGTGTCAAACTCCTTGAGAAATGTATGCGTGTGCTTTTGTACCGTGACAGATCTGCTATTAACAAGCTTCAG ATAGCGAAGATCACAGAAGAAGGCGTTACGGTTTCTCAGCCATACTCACTTAACACATTCTGGGAATTCAAGGCGTTCCACAACCCGACTGCTGGTGCTGAAGGCTCCTGGTAA
- the LOC106395439 gene encoding CASP-like protein 4C1: MRNGESPTSQDLTHFHQPSQLRNSRLISIILLLRLASFSFSLASAVFMLTNFQGSGSPHWYYFDAFRFMFVANAIVALYSVFEMGSCVWEFFKRNNVMA, from the exons ATGCGCAACGGTGAATCTCCAACCTCGCAGGACCTCACTCACTTCCACCAACCGTCGCAGCTCAGAAACTCTCGCTTAATTTCCAtaatcctcctcctccgcctcgcctctttctccttctcactCGCCTCCGCCGTCTTCATGCTCACCAATTTCCAAGGCTCCGGTTCACCTCACTGGTACTACTTCGACGCTTTCAG ATTCATGTTCGTGGCGAACGCGATCGTGGCGTTATATTCGGTGTTCGAAATGGGAAGTTGCGTTTGGGAATTTTTTAAGAGAAACAACGTTATGGCTTGA